The genomic DNA GGTGACACTCtaggtaaattaattaataatgcttgttttttttttcacctcaCATAGATTACTTGCTTTACAAGATATCCCTTTTTCCCCTAAcaaagattataattttaatttaattctttCAGAATTCATATATGGTCTTTCACACTCGGTGTCCGTGGTTGATAAAGCCGGCTACGATGGCTGCGTCAGTAGCGGAGCGACACAGAACTTCGCCGATGGAGACACTAAGATCGATCTTAAAACAGTAGGAACAATGCACTTCCTTTGCCCTACTTTTGGTCACTGCCTTGGTGGCATGAAACTCGCTGTTCTTGTCCTTCCCAccccttcttctccaccttcccctccttctccatcatcctcgcCTCCTTCTCCACCGCTTTCCCCTCGCACTCCGCCCAAAACCAGTTCTCCACCTCCATCTACATCTCCGCCCAAAACCGGTTCGCCACCTCCATCTGCATCTCCGCCAGCCAATGGCACANCACTTCCTTTGCCCTACTTTTGGTCACTGCCTTGGTGGCATGAAACTCGCTGTTCCCGTACTCGCCGCCGCTTCATCTCCGGCCAccccttcttctccaccttcccctccttctccatcatcttcgCCTCCTTCTCCACCGCTTTCCCCTCGCACTCCGCCCAAAACCAGTTCTCCACCTCCATCTACATCTCCGCCCAAAACCGGTTCGCCACCTCCATCTGCATCTCCGCCAGCCAATGGCACACCGGAGTCAGACGAATCAATGACTCCTCCACCGTCTCCATTGACGCCTACGCTGTCTCCATCGCCGCCAAACGCGGCCTCTAAGGGAGTCATGAGCTATGGACTGATTGGAGTGACGATAATATTGATGTACGGTGTTATGACCTAATTAAATCACTGCAGGGTGGAAACAGAGCATTTTTTGCTCGAATCGATACATCTTTTTGGTCTCGCTCGGTCTTTGGAATCGGAGCATTTTTTGCTCTTTGTGTGTGTAAACGATCTTTTCAttggccattttttttttttttttgattacttGAAATCGTCTGGTAGCTATTCCCGAGCTTACAAAAATTCGAAAGTTGCAAATCTGTATCTACAAATTATTTGAGTAGGGGTTGATAACGTGATAGCCATGTCCCTgctatttatctatttattatattttattcttattatttttccatatttcacattaaaagaatatatatgtcacactttttcaaaaaaaaaactgtaatgtTTCCAAACATTCAAAACCGTGTTTGATGATAACAAAGGCTGGCCAGTTGAACTAGTTATGTTTACGTATGACTTAAAAATATACTAGTTGAGGATTTAAGAATAATCGGGTCAAATGATTCCAATTGTCAATCTTATAATTGCATCTAAACTAACCCCAAAACATTGATGTAAACTGTAAAGCTAATTAACAAAACCCAACACTGATAGAATAAAATGAAAATCTGTaaagcataaaacatatatagataacaTAATTTACCGGGtttattgataatattttttttttttggtaggacgAAACTCACTCTaattatcctactatattaattgggaagtacaaatatgaaactaactttaaaatatgtaaaaaattacattcaattgccattagaaaaaattaattaagcttaattaactaatttaaacaaatataattatttaaaaaataaaaaacacttacatatcaaatattaaaaaatctaaaaaatatatttttctctctaataaattatggacgaaattactaattattattttttaaatatataaaccaatcagaattttaaaaactaagattttatatccaagtatacaatacaattatttttaataactaaattcaaagattttgttaagatttcaaattatgattctcctatcatctttattttattttatttacaaattgtttagaattttcatataatacttataattaataaaatggatatttttttcagcatatgttgtgatttgaattttttaaaacgaatatatattactcaatgtatgaaaatgtgtgttttaatttccacattggcgggttggtaaaactaaatttatatagatgataaattaataatttgtatttgctcacaattataatattaaaattactattttatatttcacaaaataatgatgcaaatacaacaaacaaacaatataaaactgtaataatacgtaaaaaaaaaaatactataatattctaaaataattagtattcaaatagactaatagatttacataacaattaaaaaaaaaattatctcaaacaaaataacttttttaaaaaaataaaacaataatttttattattatattataaattaaataaaaactaaatatttatgTTTCACAACAAAGGTTGTGTTTTTGAGTGGGAGATTTTCATATGCTTATGAAACATTATTTGAGTGCGTTTCTAATAGTAAAAGAACTCATCAATCTTCTAATCTTACTTTCTAACGCATTTTATATGGTAAACTTTCGTGTCTTCAAtacatcatatatattcatattcaaaattttaaatatcgattttacaagaaataaaattttctccCGTACATGTCAACATGTCATGATTAGAAAAGACTATTGAACGATAAAAATTGAGCTAATACTCATGGATTGTTCGCCATTACAAatagaaaaattttgaaaagaacaaAGATTTGGTAAACATCATAATACCAATGAGTTTagagcaatatatatatataaaaaatctgaTGTACTTGATTGATTGAATTGGCAATTAATCAAAGGTATGACATTTTCAAATATCTCACGTCACAATTTAGCCTCTTCCTCGTGATCTCTATATATCTTTCACTTTCTTTATCTATCTCATACATTATATCTCAATGAGATCAATCACGGAGGCCgctctcatcctcctcctcctagcGGCAGTCCCTGCCGTCTACGCCGTAACTTTCCAAGTCGGAGATAATGCTGGTTGGGCCGCTGGTGTCAATTACACGACTTGGGTTAGTGGAAAGACTTTCAGAGTCGGTGACACTCTAGGTAAAGATTTTTCTGTTTGTTACATTACTTGCTTCACAAAATAATACTCATTTTCTCCCTCAGAAACTAATAAACATTTAGGTTAAAATTTGGTCATACAGATCACTTGCTACACAAGAAACTCGATTACTTTTTACCTTTCTAACAagctaatgattttttttggtaactctTTATCGACCAATCAGAGTTCAAATATGGTCCATCTCACTCGGTGTCCGTGGTGGATAAACCCGACTACGATGGTTGCGACAGTAGCAGACCGACGCAGAGTTTTTCCGAAAGAGACACAAAGATCAATCTTACAAGAGTAGGAACTATACACTTCATTTGCCCTACTTTTGGTCATTGCCTCGGTGGCATGAAACTCGCTGTTCCCGTACTTGCCGCCGTTTCATCAGCGCCTTCACCGTCTCCATCGGCGCCTTCGCCGTCTCCATCCCCGAAAAACTCAAAAAACGCTAAAAGTGCGGCGTCTAAGGCTAAGAGAATCATGAGCTATGGAAAGATTGGGGTGACGATGGTGTTGATTTACGGTGTGGTCGGATAATTCCCGCCCGTCGAACTTAGTCCATCGTCAACCGCTCTTCTTGTGTGTAATAAATTATTTCCTTTCATcaaaatacttttttgtttaatgttttatcttttctcttNtttttttttttttttttttttttgtttttaactggTCATGGACGTAGCACAATGCGTCATTGTGATCATGTTCTACATGCTTACTGCGTAAAGTAAAATCGTAGCTCATTACCAAAAATCTGAGATTCCACTTTCGTCCGGTGGGTTCTTAATAATATTTGCCTAATAAAATGTGGAACATAATTAAGGAAATACAAGTTGAAATACAGTATATCTACTCCAAATTAGCGGGTCAAAGGACGGCTTCAAGTgatttaaaaaaccaaattgtATAAAGACAGAGAGCGTTGTATTATATTAACCCATGGTACACTGTAATCTAATAATCGCAACTTGtattttgtgttaaaaaaaaaaaaaacaaatctagttCCAACAGCAACATTACATTTGACTACTGTGAAATATACACATCAAGGCGGACTCGGTTTTATTAGTAATATATGGACTGGTAAAAGATAAACAATCAgtgtttgtttgtcaaaaaaaaaaaaaaagataaacaatcaGTGTGGCCAATATAGACTAGTTCACTGTTTGATTGTATTGTACGAGTACGGTATATGATACCTACTGTACGGTCTAGGGATTGAGCCAGTCCATCGCAGCACACAACTTTGATTTGAAGCAGAACCGATCAACCAATAAAAAGGTGTGTGTAATTCGAGAGAgataaaatcaaatcatattgAATAAGGTCATGAATCAAAAACATTTGGTCGAGAATCATATTTTAAGACCTTTTTGGGGTCTTCTGAGTACTACTGGAAATGTAACCAAATGTACTATTAGCCCAAACACGAACTAACCAACAACGTTTTGCAAACGCCGAAAGTTAGAAAAATTGACCCCATACGaatcaaaatttaaaccttGTCTCATAGAAATAACAACCTAATGTCCCAGATTTCATGGAACCAACACTAGTATAGAGGAAACCGTAGAAACCAAGACAGGAAGTTAAGTGATGAGcgaccgagagagagagaaagagaggagagacaAGCCTCGTCTTCTTTTTGCTTGTTTGCTCTGTTGTTGTTTTAGGCTTTGATATAGTGTCTCTGAGGTGTTAGATCTTTCTACTTACAATGTAGTCTTTGGTAAAGCTATTTGCTACTGACTGAGAAGACTGTATGATGGCAAATCTTCAAGACGTGTAATGTCTTCAACCATAATCTCTCTCTCCAGTTGCCGCCTTGTCGATTTCATTACAGTCTGTCATTCACACGATTATCAGTTTAGCCACAAATCATTTGGTGAACTTATGTATAGGCCAAGATAAAACACCAAGAAAGTCAAATATATGACAATTAAAGGCCATGGTTCTTCAAAACTAAAACTTTCAGCGACATTAGAATAGGTTACAGGATTACACTTACATTAAATTCCATGTATGACGCTCGC from Camelina sativa cultivar DH55 chromosome 7, Cs, whole genome shotgun sequence includes the following:
- the LOC104699881 gene encoding uclacyanin-3-like isoform X1: MGSTATAALFLLLAAVPAVFAVTFKVGDTSGWTSGIDYTTWVTGKTFRVGDTLEFIYGLSHSVSVVDKAGYDGCVSSGATQNFADGDTKIDLKTVGTMHFLCPTFGHCLGGMKLAVPVLAAASSPATPSSPPSPPSPSSSPPSPPLSPRTPPKTSSPPPSTSPPKTGSPPPSASPPANGTPESDESMTPPPSPLTPTLSPSPPNAASKGVMSYGLIGVTIILMYGVMT
- the LOC104699882 gene encoding uclacyanin-3-like: MRSITEAALILLLLAAVPAVYAVTFQVGDNAGWAAGVNYTTWVSGKTFRVGDTLEFKYGPSHSVSVVDKPDYDGCDSSRPTQSFSERDTKINLTRVGTIHFICPTFGHCLGGMKLAVPVLAAVSSAPSPSPSAPSPSPSPKNSKNAKSAASKAKRIMSYGKIGVTMVLIYGVVG
- the LOC104699881 gene encoding uclacyanin-3-like isoform X2, producing the protein MGSTATAALFLLLAAVPAVFAVTFKVGDTSGWTSGIDYTTWVTGKTFRVGDTLEFIYGLSHSVSVVDKAGYDGCVSSGATQNFADGDTKIDLKTVGTMHFLCPTFGHCLGGMKLAVLVLPTPSSPPSPPSPSSSPPSPMTPPPSPLTPTLSPSPPNAASKGVMSYGLIGVTIILMYGVMT